The proteins below are encoded in one region of Cytophagales bacterium:
- a CDS encoding lipoprotein signal peptidase: MSDKKISVLPFYLISLLVIAIDQGSKMLVYFNMERGSAGQIKIFGDWFKLHYLTNPGMAFGMELPFENSKIILTLFRVLAMVAIGYYLYLMTKKETSKGLLICIALILGGAIGNLIDSIFYGVLLDNHRFDSPTPWFHGEVIDMFYIDIWEGQLPGWIPFFGDKWMALWPVFNVADASIFVGITIILIWQRSFFKEEEKPQSESLENEAISGEGSPSISGE, encoded by the coding sequence ATGAGCGACAAGAAAATTAGTGTACTTCCTTTTTATCTGATCAGCTTACTGGTGATTGCGATCGATCAGGGATCGAAAATGTTGGTCTATTTCAACATGGAACGCGGTTCTGCTGGACAGATCAAGATCTTTGGTGACTGGTTCAAACTCCATTACCTGACCAATCCAGGCATGGCTTTTGGCATGGAATTGCCTTTTGAAAACAGTAAGATCATTCTGACTTTGTTTCGGGTATTGGCCATGGTTGCAATTGGGTATTATTTGTACCTGATGACCAAAAAGGAAACTTCGAAAGGACTTTTGATCTGTATCGCACTGATTCTTGGCGGCGCCATTGGCAACCTGATTGATAGTATTTTCTATGGTGTCCTACTAGACAATCACCGATTTGATTCACCTACACCCTGGTTCCACGGTGAAGTGATTGATATGTTCTACATCGATATTTGGGAAGGCCAACTTCCGGGCTGGATCCCGTTTTTTGGAGATAAATGGATGGCACTCTGGCCTGTGTTCAATGTAGCTGATGCGTCTATTTTCGTTGGGATTACGATTATCCTAATTTGGCAACGCTCATTCTTCAAAGAAGAAGAAAAGCCTCAGTCAGAATCATTAGAGAACGAAGCCATAAGCGGAGAAGGTTCTCCATCCATCTCTGGTGAATAA
- a CDS encoding metalloregulator ArsR/SmtB family transcription factor yields MRRDVFQAIADPVRRGIIDLLAESPHTVNEVAEKFDISRPAISKHLKILNECGLVQTVQKGRARHCVIIPAELSKVADWVTQHRQLWEQRLDTFEAYLEELKNKRENS; encoded by the coding sequence ATGAGGAGAGATGTATTTCAGGCAATTGCCGATCCGGTGAGAAGGGGAATCATTGATTTATTAGCTGAATCACCCCATACAGTGAATGAAGTTGCGGAAAAGTTTGATATCAGTCGACCTGCCATATCCAAGCACTTGAAAATTCTGAATGAGTGTGGACTGGTGCAGACCGTTCAAAAAGGAAGGGCCAGACATTGTGTGATCATTCCCGCCGAACTGAGCAAAGTAGCCGATTGGGTGACCCAACACCGCCAGCTTTGGGAACAGAGGCTGGACACATTCGAAGCATACTTAGAAGAATTAAAAAATAAACGCGAAAACTCATGA
- a CDS encoding carboxypeptidase-like regulatory domain-containing protein: protein MRSLLIFTFLITSVVVCAQQTISGTVQGVDDQQPLIGAHVYLLSDWSKGSITNIKGAFSIPVEAVKPTDSLLISFIGYEELVIAVTQLQKEKVVALVPSQQMIDAVVVSAENLIAEEFSIKKISKLEIYKNPSSKADALLAVNSLASATTLDETANVSFRGSSPAETGVFLNQVPVYDFVRFSQLNGLGTLSFFNTDLLKSVQVFPGNPPLEFGNTSSGLIAMQTEDGIPEENQRQLALTLASSGGSIRQRINDKQGITIYGNYQSSGLFRNLNQTALKDILKFNSVDLGLHYVNQLQDRTQLKLFNYTLVEGYDFNFTSPTFNGLFRQRKRRNLSIANLTHRLERTTLALNTGFSHSTIDFDFSNTDIAIQNQDIFLGGNYQYEGEKLGIKAGVAFDSRHSDFEGMVSTYGYAFGPEHPVSFSQVNNRREVLDAYVYLKRDITDRLVIGSALRKNIPLSGQKSFWSRQTNVNYQVNNRWVVKAAYGTFHKFVLPQSIDPATMLIKTTQASIDVQRKRGSNLLAISIFTKDSQLEGQDITTHGLEVSIDSKVGSKFSYNASYTFIDATVRTEETTYAGNFDMNYFIKGGLEWAFLEHWTLGSRWIFRPGTRYQPVIAATFDENLNAYEPQYAGISERDHLTPYRLIDLNVSRLFPLSEDLTIIAFGNVSNVVDFQNVREIAYNRDYTAISDQLFNRRTIYFGVIFNFL, encoded by the coding sequence ATGCGATCCTTACTGATTTTTACTTTCTTGATCACCTCGGTAGTGGTTTGTGCGCAGCAGACCATTTCCGGGACCGTACAGGGCGTAGATGACCAGCAACCTTTGATTGGAGCGCATGTCTACCTCTTGTCGGATTGGAGCAAAGGGTCCATTACCAACATCAAGGGGGCTTTTAGCATCCCGGTTGAAGCAGTAAAACCTACGGATTCCTTGCTTATCTCTTTCATTGGGTATGAAGAATTGGTGATCGCGGTGACTCAACTGCAAAAAGAAAAAGTTGTTGCTTTGGTTCCCTCTCAACAGATGATCGATGCAGTGGTGGTTTCTGCGGAGAACCTGATTGCGGAGGAATTCAGCATCAAGAAAATCAGCAAGCTAGAGATATATAAAAATCCCAGCTCTAAAGCTGATGCACTGTTAGCCGTTAACTCACTGGCCAGCGCGACTACCCTGGACGAAACCGCCAATGTGAGTTTTCGGGGAAGTAGTCCGGCCGAAACTGGCGTCTTCCTGAATCAGGTTCCGGTGTATGATTTTGTCCGATTCTCGCAATTGAATGGACTTGGAACCTTAAGCTTCTTCAACACTGATTTATTGAAAAGTGTACAGGTCTTCCCAGGAAATCCACCACTTGAATTCGGAAATACTTCATCCGGATTGATTGCGATGCAAACGGAAGATGGTATTCCTGAAGAGAACCAGCGACAATTGGCACTTACTTTAGCTAGTTCCGGTGGTAGTATTCGGCAACGCATTAACGATAAACAGGGGATCACTATTTATGGCAACTACCAGTCGTCTGGTCTTTTTCGCAACTTGAATCAGACGGCTCTGAAAGATATCCTCAAATTTAATTCCGTGGATTTAGGTTTACATTACGTCAATCAATTGCAGGACCGAACCCAATTGAAGTTGTTCAATTACACACTGGTCGAAGGGTATGATTTCAACTTTACCTCGCCGACCTTCAATGGTTTGTTTCGCCAGAGAAAGCGACGCAACCTGTCTATTGCGAACCTGACGCATCGATTGGAACGAACGACGTTGGCGTTGAATACAGGATTCAGCCATTCAACCATCGATTTTGATTTCAGTAACACGGACATTGCCATACAAAATCAGGATATTTTTCTTGGAGGCAATTACCAATATGAAGGGGAGAAGCTAGGCATCAAGGCAGGTGTGGCTTTCGATTCACGTCACTCCGATTTTGAAGGAATGGTATCGACCTACGGATATGCTTTCGGTCCCGAACATCCGGTTTCTTTTTCACAAGTCAATAATCGAAGAGAGGTGTTGGATGCCTATGTGTATCTCAAACGAGATATCACAGACCGCTTAGTGATTGGTAGCGCCTTAAGAAAGAACATTCCATTGAGTGGGCAAAAGTCATTTTGGAGCCGACAGACCAATGTTAATTATCAAGTCAACAATCGATGGGTCGTGAAGGCCGCTTATGGTACGTTCCATAAGTTCGTGTTGCCACAATCCATTGATCCAGCTACCATGCTGATCAAAACGACACAGGCATCTATTGATGTGCAACGCAAGCGAGGGTCAAATCTATTGGCGATTTCCATATTCACGAAAGACAGTCAGTTGGAAGGGCAAGACATTACCACGCATGGATTAGAAGTGAGCATTGATTCGAAAGTCGGTTCCAAGTTTTCTTATAATGCTTCTTATACTTTCATCGATGCGACGGTACGGACAGAAGAAACAACTTACGCTGGGAATTTTGACATGAATTACTTCATTAAAGGTGGTTTAGAGTGGGCCTTTTTGGAGCACTGGACACTAGGCTCTCGATGGATATTCCGACCCGGAACGCGATACCAGCCAGTGATTGCTGCAACTTTTGATGAGAATCTGAATGCGTACGAGCCACAGTATGCAGGTATAAGTGAGCGGGACCATTTGACACCATACCGATTGATTGACCTCAATGTTTCCAGGTTGTTTCCACTCTCCGAAGATCTGACGATCATCGCTTTTGGAAATGTCAGCAATGTGGTGGACTTCCAAAATGTGCGAGAAATTGCCTACAACAGAGATTACACTGCCATATCAGATCAACTTTTCAATCGTCGCACGATCTACTTTGGGGTGATTTTCAATTTCTTGTGA
- a CDS encoding DMT family transporter codes for MNKRLLPVAIGIIGILFFSTKAVFVKLAYAYGIASVPLLTLRMVFSLPFYIATLAFMGGKSNNTTRKDLLWIFLFGFLGYYLASFLDFQGLKYIKASVERLILFIYPSLVLLLSALFLKQKATKIQVIALAISYIGILFVFVPEVEADSSSNTLLGGVLVFLSGLSYASYIVGSGWLIPKLGATRFTTYCMLVSCSLVILHFFLQGGTWDEIINYPYQVYVITLLMAVISTVVPSYFVSIAIKGLGANQFAIFGSLGPVSTIVLAYFFLEETLSTTQFIGGLVVVAGVMAAEKFKSAKGS; via the coding sequence GTGAATAAAAGACTTCTCCCGGTAGCAATCGGGATTATTGGTATTCTTTTCTTTTCGACCAAAGCCGTATTTGTCAAGCTGGCTTATGCCTATGGTATTGCTTCGGTACCATTGCTGACGCTCCGAATGGTCTTTTCTCTGCCTTTCTATATCGCCACGCTGGCGTTCATGGGAGGCAAATCCAACAATACGACAAGAAAAGACCTGTTATGGATCTTCTTGTTCGGATTTCTCGGCTACTATCTGGCCAGTTTTCTCGACTTCCAGGGGCTCAAGTACATCAAAGCCAGTGTCGAACGTTTGATCCTGTTCATCTATCCGTCGTTGGTCTTGCTGCTTTCTGCTTTATTCCTTAAGCAAAAGGCAACCAAAATTCAGGTCATTGCACTGGCCATATCCTACATTGGCATCCTATTCGTGTTTGTGCCGGAGGTCGAAGCGGATTCCTCTTCGAATACTTTACTGGGTGGCGTGCTGGTCTTTTTAAGTGGTTTGAGTTACGCAAGCTACATCGTCGGGAGTGGCTGGTTAATTCCTAAGCTTGGTGCCACTCGATTCACCACGTATTGTATGCTTGTCTCCTGTTCATTGGTTATTCTGCACTTCTTTTTGCAGGGCGGTACATGGGATGAGATAATTAACTATCCTTACCAGGTTTATGTTATTACCCTACTGATGGCCGTCATCTCCACGGTGGTGCCTTCATATTTCGTTTCCATAGCCATCAAAGGGCTTGGTGCCAATCAATTTGCCATCTTCGGAAGTCTTGGGCCTGTATCCACAATTGTATTGGCTTATTTCTTTTTGGAGGAAACACTTTCGACTACACAATTCATCGGGGGTCTGGTCGTAGTTGCTGGGGTAATGGCTGCCGAGAAGTTCAAGTCGGCGAAGGGTTCTTGA
- the ileS gene encoding isoleucine--tRNA ligase translates to MAKYPEYKQVDYPGIAKEVLSFWEENKVFEKSISEREGAETFTFFEGPPSANGTPGIHHVMARTVKDLFCRYKTQSGFQVKRKGGWDTHGLPVELQVEKELGIKKDDIGKKISIEDYNAKCREAVMKYKDQWDDLTRKMGYWVDLDNPYITFERDYMESVWTLLKRLFDKGLLYKGYTVQPYSPAAGTGLSSAELNMPGTYKQLKDTSIVAQFKVKKDERSAFLFEEVGEDVRILAWTTTPWTLPSNCALAVGEKIDYVKVKTYNPYTFLPISVVLAKDLVGNFFNKKAADLNLSDYKEGDKLIPFEVGTSFKGTQILETRYEQLMPYVTNEDLEKNAFRVIPGDFVSTADGTGVVHTASVFGADDFRVTQQAGVPSVMVIDENGQEAPLVDKQGKFVDEVTDFAGRFVKEEYYDEATRNAPDFKPTDVLIAILLKESNKAFKVEKYEHSYPHCWRTDKPVLYYPLDSWFVKTTALKDRLVELNKTINWKPEATGTGRFGNWLENLVDWNLSRSRYWGTPLPIWVSEDKKELKCIGSMAELKEEVNKAIEAGFMTEPISDDFDLHRPYVDDITLVSDSGQPLKRESDLVDVWFDSGAMPYAQWHYPYENDDIFKASFPADFIAEGVDQTRGWFFTLHVIATLLFDGVAFKNVIANGLVLDKEGNKMSKSKGNAVNPFDTLDKYGPDATRWYMISNANPWDNLKFDLDGVLEVQRKLFGTLANTYSFFALYANIDGFDFSNDPLPLKERTESDRWILSRLNSMIGEVNRSFEEYEPTRAARAIQNFVTDELSNWYVRLNRKRFWVGSYNQDKEAAYQTLYTCLKTISKLMAPIAPFYAERLYADLNQSSQKEDSVSVHLTNFPQADASVIDEELEKRMKLAQTASSLVHSLRRKEKIKVRQPLTKIMIPVLSQAEQDRLEKVEELIISETNVKTVEYLNDTSGILVKKIKPNFRALGATFGPKMKLLVPQINGLDQDQIKVFESEGSYQFDLEGESVSLSLEQVEISSEDIPGWLVASENGLTVALDITLTDDLKKEGLARDVVNRVQNLRKDKGLEVQDKIEINFDSSIQMMVEAVEVHREYIQRETQALKLEYQNGLNNGEVLDIDGTDLKIQLEVVQ, encoded by the coding sequence ATGGCCAAGTATCCGGAATACAAACAGGTTGATTACCCAGGCATAGCGAAAGAAGTGCTCTCTTTCTGGGAGGAAAATAAGGTGTTCGAAAAATCGATCTCCGAAAGAGAAGGAGCAGAAACCTTCACCTTTTTCGAAGGACCTCCTTCAGCAAATGGCACCCCGGGTATTCACCACGTAATGGCACGAACGGTAAAAGACCTTTTTTGTCGCTATAAGACCCAAAGCGGTTTTCAGGTGAAGCGAAAAGGGGGATGGGACACGCACGGCCTCCCGGTTGAATTGCAAGTGGAAAAAGAATTGGGCATTAAAAAAGATGATATCGGGAAAAAGATCTCGATTGAAGACTACAATGCCAAATGCCGTGAGGCAGTGATGAAATACAAGGACCAATGGGATGACCTGACCCGCAAAATGGGATATTGGGTAGACCTGGATAATCCTTACATCACATTCGAACGAGACTACATGGAATCCGTATGGACCTTATTGAAAAGACTTTTCGATAAAGGACTCCTTTATAAAGGGTATACCGTACAACCCTATTCTCCTGCTGCAGGAACCGGACTAAGCTCTGCGGAGCTGAACATGCCTGGCACCTACAAGCAATTGAAAGACACGTCAATTGTGGCACAGTTCAAAGTGAAAAAGGATGAGCGTTCAGCTTTTCTTTTCGAGGAAGTAGGAGAAGATGTACGTATCCTGGCCTGGACCACTACGCCCTGGACTTTACCGTCCAATTGTGCACTTGCCGTCGGAGAAAAAATTGATTACGTCAAAGTAAAAACTTACAATCCATATACCTTCTTGCCGATTTCTGTCGTATTGGCCAAAGATCTGGTAGGCAACTTCTTCAATAAGAAAGCAGCCGATTTGAATCTGTCCGATTATAAAGAAGGAGACAAACTCATCCCGTTCGAGGTTGGCACATCTTTCAAGGGCACCCAAATCCTTGAAACCCGATATGAGCAGTTAATGCCATACGTCACCAATGAGGATTTGGAAAAGAACGCTTTCCGCGTGATCCCTGGAGATTTCGTTTCTACGGCAGATGGTACGGGCGTTGTTCACACAGCCTCTGTATTTGGTGCGGATGACTTTAGAGTGACCCAACAAGCAGGTGTTCCTTCTGTGATGGTTATCGACGAAAATGGACAGGAGGCTCCTTTGGTTGATAAGCAAGGCAAATTCGTCGATGAAGTTACAGACTTTGCGGGACGATTTGTCAAGGAAGAGTATTATGACGAGGCTACCAGGAACGCACCTGACTTTAAGCCCACGGATGTATTGATCGCGATTCTATTGAAAGAATCGAACAAGGCTTTCAAAGTTGAGAAGTACGAGCACTCCTACCCCCATTGCTGGCGTACGGACAAACCCGTATTGTACTATCCGTTGGATAGCTGGTTTGTAAAAACTACCGCACTGAAAGATCGATTGGTGGAGCTTAACAAAACAATCAACTGGAAACCTGAAGCGACAGGAACAGGCCGATTTGGTAACTGGCTCGAGAATCTGGTGGACTGGAACCTGAGTCGATCACGATATTGGGGTACGCCATTACCAATCTGGGTTTCGGAAGACAAAAAAGAATTGAAATGCATCGGCAGCATGGCCGAGCTGAAAGAGGAAGTGAACAAAGCCATCGAAGCAGGTTTTATGACAGAACCTATATCTGATGATTTTGATTTGCACCGACCTTATGTAGATGATATCACGCTAGTTTCCGATAGTGGACAGCCATTGAAGCGAGAATCGGACCTGGTCGATGTTTGGTTTGATTCAGGGGCCATGCCTTATGCACAATGGCACTATCCCTATGAAAATGATGACATCTTCAAAGCCAGTTTCCCGGCAGATTTCATCGCCGAGGGCGTAGACCAGACTCGAGGTTGGTTCTTTACTCTGCACGTAATTGCTACCTTACTTTTTGATGGCGTGGCTTTCAAAAATGTGATTGCAAATGGGCTTGTCCTTGACAAGGAAGGCAACAAAATGTCCAAGAGTAAAGGCAATGCGGTCAATCCATTTGATACACTGGATAAATACGGACCGGACGCTACACGCTGGTACATGATCAGTAATGCGAACCCTTGGGATAACTTGAAATTTGACCTGGATGGTGTTTTGGAAGTGCAACGCAAACTATTTGGCACCCTTGCTAATACCTACAGTTTCTTTGCACTGTATGCCAACATTGACGGATTCGATTTCAGCAATGATCCTCTTCCATTAAAAGAAAGAACCGAAAGTGATCGATGGATCCTTAGCCGATTGAATAGCATGATCGGTGAAGTAAATCGCTCCTTTGAAGAGTATGAGCCAACTCGTGCTGCCAGAGCAATCCAGAATTTCGTTACGGATGAATTGAGTAACTGGTATGTTCGTCTGAATCGCAAACGTTTCTGGGTTGGGTCTTACAATCAGGACAAAGAAGCGGCCTATCAGACGCTTTATACCTGTTTGAAAACCATCTCCAAATTGATGGCACCTATTGCGCCATTTTATGCGGAGCGTTTATATGCAGACCTCAATCAATCTTCCCAAAAAGAAGACAGTGTTTCTGTTCACCTGACGAACTTCCCACAGGCAGACGCTTCTGTGATTGATGAGGAACTGGAGAAACGCATGAAACTGGCGCAGACGGCCTCTTCGCTGGTGCACTCTTTGCGTAGAAAAGAAAAGATCAAGGTACGTCAGCCGTTGACCAAAATTATGATCCCTGTGCTATCTCAGGCAGAGCAAGATCGATTGGAAAAGGTGGAGGAATTGATCATTTCTGAAACGAACGTAAAAACTGTAGAGTACCTGAACGATACTTCAGGGATTCTCGTAAAAAAGATCAAGCCTAATTTTAGGGCCCTGGGTGCTACTTTTGGACCGAAAATGAAACTGCTGGTTCCTCAGATCAATGGTCTGGATCAGGATCAGATTAAGGTTTTTGAATCCGAAGGTAGTTATCAGTTCGACCTGGAAGGAGAATCGGTGAGCCTATCTCTGGAACAAGTTGAGATCAGTTCCGAGGATATTCCGGGCTGGCTGGTGGCTTCCGAAAACGGACTGACCGTAGCACTGGACATCACCCTGACCGATGACCTGAAGAAAGAAGGGTTGGCAAGAGATGTTGTCAACAGGGTTCAAAACCTGCGAAAAGACAAGGGACTTGAGGTTCAAGATAAAATAGAGATTAACTTCGATAGTTCAATTCAAATGATGGTCGAAGCGGTAGAGGTGCATCGCGAGTACATTCAACGCGAAACACAGGCCTTGAAACTAGAGTATCAGAACGGATTGAATAACGGCGAGGTACTGGATATTGATGGTACAGACCTGAAAATACAACTGGAAGTGGTTCAGTAG
- a CDS encoding SRPBCC domain-containing protein, which yields MTDIEKRTITIERLFDAPIALVWEAWTQSEHIANWWGPPGMQMDIEKHEFKVGGDWEYIMRMPDGNPFKSFGTYSRIEAPTLLETTANFIPMTEGVTLVVELKEDGDQTAMTFKVIHPTEEYAKAQEEMGIYNGWGSVFTRLNEYFKTI from the coding sequence ATGACAGATATTGAAAAACGCACGATCACTATTGAAAGATTGTTCGACGCTCCAATTGCATTGGTTTGGGAAGCCTGGACCCAATCCGAGCACATCGCCAACTGGTGGGGACCTCCCGGCATGCAAATGGACATTGAGAAACATGAATTTAAAGTCGGTGGAGATTGGGAATACATCATGCGCATGCCGGACGGCAATCCATTCAAATCATTTGGCACCTATTCCCGAATCGAGGCACCTACACTTTTGGAAACTACCGCCAATTTCATTCCAATGACCGAAGGTGTGACCCTGGTTGTCGAATTGAAGGAAGACGGGGATCAAACGGCAATGACCTTCAAAGTCATTCATCCCACAGAGGAATACGCCAAAGCACAGGAAGAAATGGGCATCTACAATGGATGGGGCTCTGTGTTTACTCGCTTGAATGAATATTTCAAAACCATCTGA
- a CDS encoding MMPL family transporter: MWYKLANFILKYRLLLIIGVAIITGFMGYHAQFTKMSYEMISIVPDDDPDAVYFQQFKDQFGQDGNIMAIGFKDSSIYELDNFRRLGYMIEELGKLNGVTEVLGLPNMKSLAKNTAERKFDFKEVFPDQIDSQEQLDSLLKVAASLKFYSGQLLNPDNGATLVVVSLDKEIINKEDRNVLIYDVERTGLEFEASTGIDVHVAGLPYVRTTNMTRIKGELNQFLILSVIITALILFFFFRSMKAVIIPLVIIGAVILWVIGSIHLFGYNITALTGLIPSIIVVIGIPNSVYLLNKYHHEFAKHGDHHKALRAIIRKIGIITLITNFTTAIGFLVLISTQIPILMEFGIIAGLNIIATFIVSIILLPGIFSYVKPPSQRHLKHMQFPILNRTLSGLIRLAKTKRPAIFVSTFVIVVISCFGLTKIKALSYLVDDLPDTSQVLQDLRFFESNFNGIMPLELVVDTGTKNGVKNLRYLNKIGELETFLDSIEYISQPISVVSFIKAAKQAYYNNVPAFYDLPTNRERGLLLRYLEGNEEQEELSRSFVDSTGQIIRVSLKVVDIGSTKMDSLVNEVIRPRISEIFEGGKLQADITGTTFLFIKGNRFLIENLITSMIIAFFIIALIMAVLFRKGKMIVISLIPNIIPLLMTGAIMGYFGIPLKPSTALVFSIAFGISVDDSIHFLAKYRQEMAINGNHVIKAVETSIRETGASMIYTSIILFFGFVIFSFSQFGGTIALGKLTSITLLIAMLTNVIVLPALLLQFDKGSESKEQSIPFSENGQDPSHSTATTIKN, from the coding sequence ATGTGGTATAAACTAGCAAACTTCATTCTAAAATACCGCCTTCTTCTCATCATCGGTGTGGCCATCATCACGGGGTTCATGGGTTACCATGCCCAATTCACCAAGATGTCCTATGAGATGATCAGTATCGTACCGGACGATGATCCTGATGCTGTTTATTTCCAGCAATTCAAAGATCAATTTGGACAGGATGGCAACATCATGGCCATCGGATTCAAAGACAGCTCGATCTATGAACTGGATAACTTCCGCCGATTAGGGTACATGATCGAGGAGTTAGGCAAGCTGAATGGCGTGACCGAAGTACTTGGCCTCCCCAACATGAAAAGCCTCGCCAAGAATACGGCGGAAAGAAAATTTGATTTCAAGGAAGTATTCCCGGATCAAATCGATTCTCAGGAACAGTTGGATAGTTTGCTGAAAGTAGCTGCTTCACTCAAATTCTATAGTGGTCAATTACTCAATCCGGACAATGGCGCTACACTCGTAGTGGTATCCCTGGACAAAGAGATCATCAATAAGGAAGATCGAAATGTACTGATCTACGACGTAGAACGAACGGGTCTGGAATTCGAGGCTTCAACGGGGATCGATGTACACGTGGCTGGTTTACCTTACGTACGCACGACGAACATGACCCGGATCAAAGGCGAGCTCAATCAGTTCCTGATCTTGTCTGTCATCATCACAGCACTCATCTTATTCTTCTTTTTCCGATCCATGAAAGCCGTGATCATTCCTTTGGTCATCATTGGTGCGGTGATCCTCTGGGTGATCGGTTCCATTCATTTATTCGGATATAACATTACGGCGCTCACCGGATTGATCCCATCTATCATTGTGGTCATCGGCATCCCTAACAGTGTATACCTCCTGAATAAGTATCACCATGAATTTGCCAAACATGGCGATCATCACAAGGCACTTCGGGCAATCATCCGAAAGATAGGGATCATTACACTGATCACGAACTTCACAACTGCCATAGGATTCCTGGTATTGATCTCCACCCAGATCCCGATACTGATGGAGTTCGGCATCATCGCTGGATTGAACATCATTGCGACATTCATTGTCAGCATCATCCTATTGCCTGGGATATTCTCTTATGTGAAGCCTCCGTCACAAAGACATTTGAAACACATGCAGTTTCCGATCCTGAATCGGACGCTCAGTGGACTGATTCGACTGGCCAAAACCAAACGTCCCGCGATTTTCGTCAGCACATTCGTGATTGTGGTGATTTCCTGTTTTGGCCTGACAAAAATCAAAGCCTTGTCCTATTTGGTAGATGACCTTCCGGACACCAGTCAGGTATTGCAGGACTTGCGATTCTTCGAAAGCAATTTCAATGGGATCATGCCACTCGAACTGGTAGTTGATACCGGCACAAAAAATGGCGTGAAAAACCTGCGATATCTGAATAAGATCGGAGAGTTGGAAACGTTCCTCGATTCGATCGAATACATTTCTCAGCCAATTTCAGTGGTCAGCTTCATCAAGGCGGCCAAGCAGGCTTATTACAATAATGTGCCTGCTTTTTATGACCTGCCCACCAATCGTGAGCGTGGATTGTTGCTGCGTTACCTCGAGGGCAATGAAGAACAAGAAGAATTGTCCCGCTCGTTTGTAGATTCTACAGGCCAGATCATTCGAGTCTCATTGAAAGTCGTGGACATTGGGTCTACCAAAATGGATTCTTTGGTCAATGAAGTGATTCGCCCAAGGATCAGTGAGATCTTTGAGGGCGGGAAACTGCAAGCAGATATTACCGGCACGACCTTCTTATTCATCAAGGGCAATCGTTTCCTGATTGAAAACCTGATCACTTCGATGATCATTGCCTTTTTCATCATTGCCTTGATCATGGCAGTCTTGTTCCGAAAAGGAAAAATGATCGTGATCTCACTGATCCCAAATATTATTCCGCTGTTGATGACCGGGGCCATCATGGGCTACTTTGGCATTCCGCTTAAGCCCAGTACCGCATTGGTGTTCAGTATTGCGTTTGGCATCTCTGTGGACGACAGCATTCACTTTCTTGCCAAGTACCGACAAGAAATGGCCATTAATGGCAACCATGTTATTAAAGCAGTAGAAACCAGCATCCGGGAAACTGGAGCAAGTATGATCTACACATCGATCATTTTGTTCTTTGGATTTGTGATCTTCTCTTTTTCGCAATTTGGTGGTACGATCGCACTCGGCAAATTGACTTCCATTACGTTGTTAATTGCCATGTTGACCAATGTCATCGTACTCCCTGCGCTTTTGTTACAGTTTGATAAAGGCAGCGAAAGCAAGGAACAATCCATCCCATTCAGTGAAAATGGCCAGGACCCCAGCCATTCCACAGCTACCACAATAAAAAACTAA